In the Ostrinia nubilalis chromosome 15, ilOstNubi1.1, whole genome shotgun sequence genome, one interval contains:
- the LOC135078744 gene encoding uncharacterized protein LOC135078744, which translates to MAADANSTATVVVAGVGGAAPARFSVATPPATPPPTPTAPAPAPLHYAALDLQPRRAPQPRPPRTYTQIDFVRSEKLNDSTSHSRERLVVNVNTSSQRFPPTPTAPAPAPLHYAALDLQPRRAPQPRPPRTYTQIDFVRSEKLHAADAT; encoded by the exons atgg CGGCGGACGCGAACAGCACAGCGACTGTAGTGGTAGCCGGCgtgggcggcgcggcgccggctCGCTTCAGCGTGGCCACGCCCCCCGCCACGCCGCCGCCCACGCccaccgcgcccgcgcccgcgccgctgcaCTACGCCGCGCTCGACCTCCAACCGCGACGTGCGCCGCAGCCGCGACCGCCGCGCACATACACGCAGATCGACTTCGTGCGCAGCGAGAAGCT AAACGATAGTACGTCACATTCGCGCGAACGCCTGGTGGTTAATGTGAACACGAGCTCGCAACGTTTCCCGCCCACGCccaccgcgcccgcgcccgcgccgctgcaCTACGCCGCGCTCGACCTGCagccgcgccgcgcgccgcaGCCGCGGCCGCCGCGCACCTACACACAGATCGACTTCGTGCGCAGCGAGAAGCTGCACGCCGCCGACGCCACATAG
- the LOC135078743 gene encoding RNA-binding protein 42-like, producing the protein MNFTRAPTRPIAITAVRPPQPTTPVTPAPPLVSPPRRKETRTPLGSQTIFPLSLDSPASPPDLDDLKGEWLHTRRTDDRRWTHVAAAGLADHLPAVAGLARLAARPRRPQG; encoded by the exons ATGAACTTCACGCGGGCGCCTACTAGGCCGATAGCCATTACTGCGGTCCGCCCGCCGCAACCTACCACGCCG GTGACGCCGGCGCCGCCGCTGGTGTCGCCGCCGCGCCGCAAGGAGACACGCACGCCGCTGGGCTCGCAGACCATCTTCCCGCTGTCGCTGGACTCGCCCGCCTCGCCGCCCGACCTCGACGACCTCAAGGGTGAGTGGCTCCACACTCGACGGACCGACGACCGTCGCTGGACACATGTCGCCGCCGCGGGGCTCGCAGACCATCTTCCCGCTGTCGCTGGACTCGCCCGCCTCGCCGCCCGACCTCGACGACCTCAAGGGTGA
- the LOC135078742 gene encoding insulin receptor substrate 1, giving the protein MSAGAGGGAGAIVRQGHLRKLKTMKKKYFVLRAETAECSARLEYYESEKKFRAGASPRRVLPLKSCYNITRRLDLKQKHVVALFTREEQFCIVAENETDLHAWLTAILKQHRSDDASAELLHPIQHVWQVNVQKKGLGSSKNIQGLYNLCLTDKTLTLVKIKSHNNVISDLGIPERIEYTLKNIRRCGDSECFFYMEVGRQTATGAGELWMHSEDSNIAQSMHSTILLAMRNCAKESENERDHIILPVDAPALAPRSQSYSDTKHGRAGLSNAENQPPNNSLSSDSREKARGVKHHRTVSLPAGCPCAAPRVVHERTRSAPLAGEADREPKSWARRASTGARHAKLSPAHAKNAVRSRCDSMPSRVSVYEVVERPPPRLNDIDGVEASRDEPDAMAEWSRTPRIPEEPDCCDVSRDFVSSGGRVGGALPAGASVHHSRTSSFGAEDSVPDGYLPMAPGHEPLPALVSASSGSVCSGTPSTDPRFR; this is encoded by the exons ATGTCCGCGGgagcgggcggcggcgcgggcgccatCGTGCGCCAGGGCCATCTGCGCAAGCTGAAGACGATGAAGAAGAAATACTTCGTGCTGCGCGCGGAGACGGCCGAGTGCTCGGCGCGGCTGGAGTACTACGAGTCGGAGaagaagttccgcgccggcgcCTCGCCGCGCCGCGTGCTGCCGCTCAAGAGCTGCTACAACATCACGCGGCGCCTGGACCTCAAGCAGAAGCACGTGGTGGCGCTGTTCACGCGCGAGGAGCAGTTCTGCATCGTGGCCGAGAACGAGACGGACCTGCACGCCTGGCTCACCGCCATCCTCAAGCAGCACCGCTCCGACGACGCCAGCGCCGAGCTACTCCATCCCATAC AACACGTATGGCAAGTGAACGTTCAGAAGAAAGGTCTGGGGTCTTCCAAGAATATCCAGGGGCTGTACAACCTGTGCTTGACTGACAAGACCCTCACCCTGGTCAAGATCAAAAGCCACAACAATGTCATCAGCGACCTGGGAATACCGGAACGGATCGAGTACACCCTGAAAAATATCAGGAG ATGCGGCGATTCAGAGTGTTTCTTCTACATGGAGGTGGGCCGGCAGACGGCGACGGGCGCCGGCGAGCTGTGGATGCACTCGGAAGACTCCAACATCGCTCAGAGCATGCACTCCACTATCCTCCT CGCAATGAGGAACTGCGCCAAAGAGTCGGAGAACGAGCGCGACCACATCATCCTACCCGTGGACGCGCCGGCACTTGCGCCGCGCAGCCAGTCCTACTCCGACACCAAGCACGGCCGCGCCGGGCTCTCCAACG CCGAAAACCAACCGCCGAATAACTCATTAAGTAGCGATAGCCGCGAGAAGGCGCGCGGGGTCAAACACCACCGCACGGTGTCGCTGCCGGCCGGCTGTCCCTGCGCCGCGCCGCGGGTGGTTCACGAGCGCACGCGGTCCGCGCCGCTCGCCGGCGAGGCCGACCGCGAACCGAAGAGCTGGGCCCGCCGCGCCTCCACCGGCGCCCGGCACGCCAAGCTGTCTCCTGCCCATGCCAAGA ATGCAGTCCGCAGTCGCTGCGACAGTATGCCGTCGCGAGTGTCGGTGTACGAGGTGGTGGAAAGGCCTCCACCGAGGTTAAACGACATTGACG GTGTGGAGGCGTCCCGCGACGAGCCGGACGCGATGGCGGAGTGGTCGCGCACGCCGCGGATACCCGAGGAGCCGGACTGCTGCGACGTGTCCCGGGACTTCGTCAG CTCGGGCGGGCGGGTAGGCGGCGCGCTGCCGGCGGGCGCGTCTGTCCACCACTCGCGCACGTCCTCCTTCGGCGCCGAGGACTCGGTCCCCGACGGGTACCTGCCCATGGCGCCCGGCCACGAGCCGCTGCCCGCACTCGTGTCCGCTTCGAGCGGCTCCGTGTGCAGCGGGACGCCGTCTACTGACCCTAGGTTTAGGTGA
- the LOC135079037 gene encoding serine/threonine-protein kinase VRK1-like: protein MAGRAKKAAAAPKKNGYKMPAPIPVGEVIHNTIAKKKWRIGPSIGVGGFGEIYSACEHENSPKKGSNYPLVVKIEPHENGPLFVEKHFYVRNASSEEISKYMKAKKLSSLGMPSYYGNGSHEYKGEKYRYLVLERYGKDVWSIFKESGRSFPPATVFLLGLQMLEVLEYIHSRGYVHADIKGANILMGLRKGTENQAYLVDFGLATRVNEKDFKPDPKSAHNGTIEYTSRDAHQGVATMRGDLEILGYNMLQWLVGELPWEKSLKVPKTVQDMKEAFLKNVRSNIMKQYSNVPDALIKFFEYINTMKPKDVPDYTKCRQLFEGYLKSEGKNRSSKLDFSPNKKGKTNKKLLDDEDATDSDVGKKKKANGVAPKVVKRGRKPKAKEISKDTESDEDASEDADSAEEEVVPKKGKQNGSSPKVVKRGRKPKAKESSPEIENEEPNESTDAKVVSKKRKSLEPVLLVKMKKAKLAPKATPPAKKNHANIATQTSGGKCRRSPRQVSFDSPICEIIGEKKPLKISKDDESVNSSGDIFDDSFTIEEKRIKPKKRLLSDEEVVVKRVVKKKVTTVKPKGRSYKDCPTIINGRSPPK from the exons ATGGCTGGAAGAGCCAAAAAAGCTGCAGCAGCCCCTAAAAAAAATGGGTATAAAATGCCCGCTCCTATTCCTGTTGGAGAAGTTATTCACAATACGATCGCCAAAAAGAAGTGGCGGATAGGGCCATCTATTGGTGTCGGTGGTTTTGGGGAAATATACTCTGCGTGTGAACATGAAAACTCGCCCAAGAAGGGTTCTAACTATCCGCTTGTTGTGAAGATT GAACCACATGAAAATGGGCCTTTATTtgttgaaaaacatttttatgtcaGAAATGCAAGCAGTGAAGAAA TATCTAAATACATGAAGGCCAAAAAGCTGAGTAGCTTAGGAATGCCATCATATTATGGAAATGGATCACATGAGTACAAAGGCGAGAAGTACAGGTACTTAGTGTTGGAGCGCTACGGCAAGGACGTGTGGAGCATCTTCAAGGAGAGCGGGCGCTCGTTTCCACCTGCTACGGTGTTCCTTTTGGGTTTGCAAATG CTAGAAGTTCTAGAATACATACACAGTCGAGGCTATGTGCATGCAGACATCAAAGGAGCCAACATTCTCATGGGCTTGCGGAAGGGCACAGAGAACCAAGCATACCTTGTTGACTTCGGATTGGCCACACGAGTTAATGAGAAAGACTTCAAGCCTGACCCTAAGTCTGCACATAATGGCACTATTGAGTATACAAGCAGGGATGCTCATCAAGGAg TGGCAACTATGAGAGGAGACCTGGAAATCTTGGGTTACAACATGTTGCAGTGGCTGGTAGGAGAATTACCTTGGGAAAAGTCCCTCAAGGTGCCAAAGACAGTGCAAGACATGAAGGAGGCATTCTTGAAGAATGTGAGGAGTAACATCATGAAGCAGTACAGCAATGTTCCTG ATGCTCTGATCAAATTTTTTGAATACATAAACACAATGAAACCAAAAGACGTACCTGATTATACAAAATGTCGGCAACTCTTCGAAGGCTATCTCAAGAGTGAAGGGAAGAACAGAAGTAGCAAACTGGATTTTTCACCGAACAAAAAGGGAAAAACAAATAAGAAATTGTTAGATGACGAAGATGCCACAGATAGTGATGTTGGTAAAAAAAAGAAAGCAAATGGTGTAGCACCTAAAGTAGTTAAGCGAGGCAGGAAACCAAAAGCAAAAGAAATTAGCAAAGATACTGAATCTGATGAGGATGCATCTGAAGATGCAGATTCTGCAGAAGAGGAAGTTGTTCCAAAGAAAGGCAAACAAAACGGGTCTTCACCAAAAGTTGTGAAAAGAGGTAGAAAACCAAAAGCAAAAGAATCAAGTCCAGAAATTGAAAATGAAGAACCTAATGAAAGCACAGATGCTAAAGTAGTTAGTAAAAAGAGGAAATCCTTGGAACCAGTTCTTTTGGTCAAAATGAAAAAAGCAAAGCTTGCGCCGAAAGCGACGCCACCTGCCAAAAAGAACCATGCTAACATAGCGACGCAGACCTCGGGAGGTAAGTGTAGACGGAGTCCCAGGCAAGTGTCGTTTGACAGTCCGATTTGTGAAATTATTGGCGAAAAGAAGCCCCTCAAGATATCCAAAGACGATGAGTCTGTGAATTCAAGTGGAGACATTTTCGATGATTCATTCACCATAGAAGAGAAACGTATAAAGCCCAAGAAGAGACTTTTGTCTGACGAAGAAGTGGTGGTTAAGAGAGTAGTAAAAAAGAAGGTCACCACAGTAAAGCCGAAAGGTAGGTCGTATAAAGACTGCCCCACAATTATCAATGGTAGATCACCGCCTAAGTGA
- the LOC135078569 gene encoding uncharacterized protein LOC135078569, translating to MLPVLAPQPVLLRHRARPRRALQRQSCSDTEHGRAGLSNGEPPTAPAGTACCPCSRRSQSCSDTEHGRAGLSNGEPPTAPAGTACCPCSRRSQSCSDTEHGRAGLSNDVGLCVGSCLRPCATHSIDDSAAALAPLASPPPPGTERNRLGTPADRNFIVTFITSGGDLE from the exons ATGCTGCCCGTGCTCGCGCCGCAGCCAGTCCTGCTCCGACACCGAGCACGGCCGCGCCGGGCTCTCCAACG CCAGTCCTGCTCCGACACCGAGCACGGCCGCGCCGGGCTCTCCAACGGTGAGCCGCCCACAGCTCCCGCGGGCACAGCATGCTGCCCGTGCTCGCGCCGCAGCCAGTCCTGCTCCGACACCGAGCACGGCCGCGCCGGGCTCTCCAACGGTGAGCCTCCCACAGCTCCCGCGGGCACAGCATGCTGCCCGTGCTCGCGCCGCAGCCAGTCCTGCTCCGACACCGAGCACGGCCGCGCCGGGCTCTCCAACG ACGTGGGCCTGTGCGTGGGCTCGTGCCTTAGGCCGTGCGCGACGCACTCTATCGACGACTCGGCCGCTGCGCTGGCGCCGCTCGCCTCGCCGCCGCCCCCCGGTACGGAACGGAACCGCCTCGGTACGCCGGCGGATCGCAAt TTCATTGTAACATTTATAACGAGCGGCGGTGACCTCGAATAA